A portion of the Lysinibacillus timonensis genome contains these proteins:
- the motA gene encoding flagellar motor stator protein MotA has product MDISSLVGVILGFAALIVGMMFKGVTPDALINPAAIFIIILGTVAAVTIAFPMKELKRVPKLFGILFKESKLTNDYEIIKMFSSWADLARREGLLALESKAAEIEDPFLKNGLTLAIDGQNADYIRDVLTEEVEAMEERHTSGAGIFTQAGTYAPTLGVLGAVVGLIAALKDMSDIDKLGVAISAAFVATLLGIFTGYVLWHPFANKLKRKSAEEIRQKNMMIEGILSVLEGEAPRVIEQKLASYLTREERKKIMDESGANGLGKEV; this is encoded by the coding sequence ATGGATATTTCTTCATTAGTAGGGGTCATTCTTGGTTTCGCAGCATTGATAGTAGGTATGATGTTTAAAGGTGTAACACCAGATGCGTTAATAAACCCCGCAGCAATATTTATCATTATTTTAGGTACAGTAGCAGCAGTAACAATTGCCTTTCCTATGAAGGAATTAAAACGTGTGCCAAAACTATTTGGTATTCTGTTTAAAGAGAGCAAATTAACGAATGACTATGAAATTATTAAAATGTTTTCTAGTTGGGCAGATTTGGCTCGACGCGAAGGATTATTAGCTCTTGAAAGTAAGGCAGCAGAAATTGAAGATCCTTTCTTAAAAAATGGTCTAACTTTAGCGATTGACGGACAAAACGCAGATTATATTCGAGACGTATTAACAGAAGAAGTAGAAGCGATGGAAGAACGTCATACAAGTGGGGCTGGTATTTTTACACAAGCAGGTACATATGCGCCGACTCTAGGAGTTCTTGGTGCGGTAGTTGGTCTGATAGCAGCCTTAAAAGATATGAGTGATATCGATAAATTAGGCGTTGCCATCTCGGCTGCTTTCGTTGCTACACTTCTAGGTATTTTTACAGGATATGTTTTATGGCATCCATTTGCGAATAAATTAAAACGTAAATCTGCTGAAGAAATTAGACAAAAAAATATGATGATTGAAGGAATATTGTCAGTTCTTGAAGGTGAAGCTCCTCGTGTTATTGAACAAAAACTAGCATCCTATTTAACAAGAGAAGAACGTAAAAAAATAATGGATGAAAGCGGGGCGAATGGCCTTGGCAAAGAAGTCTAA
- the motB gene encoding flagellar motor protein MotB, with product MAKKSKRHKKHEEHIPESWLVPYADILTLLLALFIVLFASSTVDQEKMEQMSQVFSQIFDGGTGFMDENAAIQQSQVVGKVSEENQAYLEDQEALKEIQNEVDNFIAVNELEDTFATSMTGAGLIITIHDNVLFDPGKADVKAEYFGVADELSKILELDPLRHVTITGHTDNVPQNSAQFSSNWDLSVMRAVNLLEIILERNPELDPSYFSAKGYGEYKPIATNDTAEGRAQNRRVEVLIQQLINEDGTKNNIE from the coding sequence TTGGCAAAGAAGTCTAAACGTCATAAAAAGCATGAAGAACATATTCCAGAATCATGGCTAGTACCTTATGCTGATATTCTTACACTACTTTTAGCTTTATTTATTGTGCTATTTGCTTCAAGTACTGTTGATCAAGAAAAAATGGAGCAAATGTCACAAGTGTTTTCACAAATTTTTGATGGCGGTACTGGATTTATGGATGAAAATGCCGCAATTCAACAATCACAAGTTGTGGGAAAAGTATCTGAAGAAAATCAAGCTTATTTAGAAGACCAAGAAGCGCTAAAAGAAATTCAAAATGAAGTGGATAATTTTATCGCTGTTAATGAATTAGAAGACACATTTGCAACTTCTATGACTGGTGCTGGTTTGATAATTACAATTCACGATAATGTACTTTTCGATCCTGGGAAAGCAGATGTGAAAGCAGAGTATTTTGGTGTAGCAGATGAGTTATCTAAAATACTTGAGTTAGACCCGCTTCGTCATGTAACCATTACGGGACACACAGACAACGTGCCTCAAAATAGTGCACAATTTAGCTCTAACTGGGATTTATCTGTCATGCGTGCTGTAAATCTGTTGGAAATCATATTAGAGCGTAATCCAGAATTAGACCCAAGCTATTTCAGTGCAAAAGGATACGGGGAATATAAACCAATTGCGACGAATGATACAGCAGAAGGTCGAGCACAAAATAGACGAGTTGAAGTGTTAATCCAACAGCTAATTAATGAAGATGGAACAAAGAATAATATTGAATAA
- a CDS encoding pseudouridine-5'-phosphate glycosidase — protein sequence MEKYLSYSKEVLEAKEKGLPIVALESTIISHGMPYPQNVQTAREVEEIVRSYGAVPATIAIIDGKIKIGLTDEELEMFGNAKDVAKASRRDLGYLVATKKLGATTVAATMIAAELAGIELFVTGGIGGVHRGAEETMDISADLEELSQTNVAVVCAGAKSILDIGLTLEYLETKGVPVVGYQTETLPAFYTRDSEFSVNFKANSPVEIADMMRVKWDLGLRGGAVIANPIPAEDALESSFINGIIEKALKEAEELGIKGKNVTPFLLGKVKDLTEGKSLDANIALVKNNAKIGSQIAVALQNNKK from the coding sequence ATGGAAAAATATTTATCATATTCAAAAGAAGTATTAGAAGCAAAAGAAAAAGGATTACCTATTGTTGCATTAGAATCAACGATCATTTCGCATGGAATGCCTTACCCACAAAATGTTCAAACAGCTCGTGAAGTAGAGGAAATAGTACGCTCATATGGTGCAGTACCTGCAACGATTGCGATTATAGATGGGAAAATTAAAATTGGTTTAACAGATGAAGAGCTAGAAATGTTTGGGAATGCTAAAGATGTAGCCAAAGCTTCAAGAAGAGATTTAGGATATTTAGTTGCTACAAAGAAACTAGGAGCAACTACAGTTGCAGCAACAATGATCGCTGCGGAATTAGCTGGTATTGAGTTGTTTGTGACAGGAGGCATTGGTGGTGTACACCGCGGTGCTGAAGAAACGATGGATATTTCTGCAGACTTAGAAGAATTGTCACAAACCAATGTAGCAGTTGTATGTGCAGGTGCAAAATCAATACTAGATATTGGACTAACGCTTGAATATTTAGAAACAAAAGGTGTTCCTGTTGTTGGATACCAAACAGAAACGTTACCAGCGTTTTATACAAGGGATAGCGAATTTAGTGTGAATTTTAAAGCGAACTCGCCAGTTGAGATTGCTGATATGATGCGTGTTAAATGGGATCTTGGTTTAAGAGGCGGTGCTGTTATTGCCAACCCTATACCAGCTGAAGATGCACTTGAATCTTCATTTATTAACGGAATTATTGAGAAAGCCTTAAAAGAAGCGGAAGAATTAGGCATTAAGGGTAAAAATGTAACACCATTTTTACTTGGCAAAGTAAAAGATTTAACAGAAGGGAAATCGTTGGATGCTAATATTGCATTGGTAAAAAATAATGCTAAAATAGGTTCACAAATTGCCGTGGCTCTACAAAATAATAAGAAGTAG
- a CDS encoding carbohydrate kinase, with the protein MNEKEKLVLEMIKKNPYLSQQEMASQLSISRPTLANIISGLIKKGEIIGRAYILPEKEAVIVIGGANVDRKFHIHGDVKVGSSNPALVSISVGGVARNIAENMGRLGNSVKLISVLGQDQDAALIEEQSSMYIDLDLVEKMDSEKTGSYTAVLDKNGELVLGLANMSIYDSLLPDIFKKHESILANARCMIVDLNCPKETVEYLKDIAMKRNIEFAIIPVSAVKMKNAPDNLKGVSYFICNLEEAETYLNGRIEQLVDCELAIERLIQMGAKNVVLTLGDNGVYIGNESGIKHIQAVRVNEVSDVTGAGDAFVGATMHGVLNGESFEDAVKMGLYNASKTIESDKTVRDNLSHEELTNWRNC; encoded by the coding sequence TTGAATGAGAAGGAAAAACTAGTTCTAGAAATGATAAAAAAGAATCCCTACTTATCACAACAAGAAATGGCTAGCCAATTATCTATCTCAAGACCTACATTAGCAAATATCATTTCGGGGTTAATTAAGAAGGGTGAAATAATAGGGCGGGCATATATATTACCCGAAAAAGAGGCTGTTATCGTAATTGGTGGCGCTAATGTAGACCGTAAATTTCATATTCATGGCGACGTGAAGGTTGGCTCATCTAATCCTGCATTAGTCTCAATCAGTGTTGGTGGTGTTGCAAGAAACATTGCTGAAAATATGGGGAGATTAGGTAATTCAGTAAAGCTAATCTCGGTATTAGGGCAGGACCAAGATGCAGCATTAATAGAAGAACAAAGCAGTATGTATATCGATTTGGATCTAGTTGAAAAAATGGACAGTGAAAAAACAGGATCGTATACAGCAGTTTTAGATAAAAATGGTGAGTTAGTCTTAGGATTAGCCAATATGTCCATTTATGATTCCTTGCTGCCGGACATTTTTAAAAAACATGAATCCATATTGGCAAATGCACGGTGTATGATTGTCGACTTAAATTGCCCGAAGGAAACGGTTGAATACTTAAAGGATATTGCAATGAAAAGAAATATTGAATTTGCAATTATTCCTGTATCAGCTGTAAAAATGAAAAACGCACCAGATAATTTAAAAGGTGTCTCATATTTCATTTGTAATTTAGAGGAAGCTGAGACTTATTTAAACGGAAGAATTGAACAATTGGTAGATTGTGAACTAGCTATTGAGCGGTTGATTCAAATGGGCGCTAAAAATGTCGTATTAACTTTAGGTGATAACGGAGTTTATATAGGAAATGAATCAGGAATTAAGCATATACAAGCTGTGAGAGTAAATGAAGTAAGCGATGTAACAGGAGCTGGAGATGCATTTGTAGGAGCAACAATGCATGGAGTATTAAATGGAGAATCATTTGAAGATGCAGTCAAAATGGGACTATATAATGCATCTAAAACAATTGAGTCCGATAAAACAGTACGAGATAACTTATCACATGAAGAATTAACTAACTGGAGGAATTGTTAA
- a CDS encoding DUF1128 domain-containing protein has protein sequence MDLSNPSKENVIFMIENIKEKLRMVNVDAMKSEHFTDEHYEDLHYLYEMVMKRNTFSPSEMQAIVSELGSLRK, from the coding sequence ATGGATTTATCAAACCCATCAAAAGAAAATGTTATTTTTATGATTGAAAATATTAAAGAAAAGCTTCGTATGGTCAATGTTGACGCTATGAAATCCGAGCATTTTACAGATGAGCATTACGAAGATTTACATTACCTTTATGAAATGGTTATGAAACGCAATACATTTAGTCCAAGTGAAATGCAAGCAATTGTTTCCGAATTAGGATCATTAAGAAAGTAA
- a CDS encoding carbonic anhydrase yields the protein MTSLNDILSFNESFVEFKQYEPYVTSKFPDKKIVILTCMDTRLVELLPKAMNLRNGDAKIVKSAGAIVNHPFGSVMRSILVAVYELKADEVYVIGHHDCGMSSVDPHKMIDKMIDRGVNKDIMNILQYSGVNLVEWLRGFGDVSTSVNKSVDLLRNNPLMPQGIPVHGLIMDPNTGKLDLVTDGNEYLNI from the coding sequence ATGACATCTTTAAATGACATATTAAGTTTTAACGAATCATTTGTTGAATTTAAACAATATGAACCTTATGTAACTTCAAAATTTCCTGATAAAAAAATTGTTATTTTAACATGTATGGATACCCGACTTGTAGAACTACTACCTAAAGCGATGAATCTTAGAAATGGCGATGCTAAAATCGTTAAAAGTGCTGGAGCTATTGTAAACCATCCGTTTGGATCTGTAATGAGAAGTATTCTTGTTGCAGTTTATGAACTTAAGGCAGACGAAGTTTATGTGATTGGACATCATGATTGTGGTATGAGTTCTGTAGATCCTCACAAAATGATTGATAAGATGATTGATCGTGGAGTAAACAAAGATATTATGAATATCTTACAATACTCTGGTGTTAATTTAGTTGAATGGTTAAGAGGATTTGGCGATGTTAGTACAAGTGTAAATAAAAGTGTTGATTTATTAAGAAACAATCCTTTAATGCCACAAGGTATTCCAGTACACGGCTTAATTATGGATCCGAATACAGGGAAATTAGACCTTGTGACAGATGGAAACGAGTACTTAAACATATAA